From the Ovis aries strain OAR_USU_Benz2616 breed Rambouillet chromosome 10, ARS-UI_Ramb_v3.0, whole genome shotgun sequence genome, the window attgtaaaatttCAGATTTGGCCATCTATTTTgatttgtaaagcagaaatatcTAGAAAATAGATCCTTGATATAAAGGTAGcaaaacaactttttatttcatcACTAATTTGGCAACTGAACTTAACCAAAGTATGATAAAAAGGAGTCAGAAAGATAGTAAATAGCAGTATCATCAAGATGTGAAGGTCCAGAATTTTCACATTTGGACATTATAGGCATCTTCTGGtaatatgagtttttttttttcctcttgtgttGACTTGTAAAATCACGAACTAGTGACATGTGCTTTCCAATAAATACTTACCGTATTATTTAAAACCAATTTAAAATTACTGTATTTGTAGTCAGTGCTATGAATCCTCACTTCTTTTAACAATTATGTTTCTGAGAATTCTGGAATTTCCTAAACCACAGCATGTAGAAGGAGGTGCACTCCTGAGTGGGCTCTTTTTCTCAGCTTTGCTTTGTGGTTGTTTATGAGGTTCTTTCCGAGACCTACTGTTTCTACAGGAGAGCTAAGTGTTCTTATTAAATGCAGCGGGGTATGGGAGAAAGACCAGGTACTGCAGCTGTGAAACCTCTGCTCAGGCATGCGTTTTGGTTTACACACGGCCGGGTTAAGGAGACACATTGCAGCAATCTGTGCATTCACAAGTCTCGGGTGTTAGGCATTTACCTCTGTGTCTAAAACGATCTTTGCACTGAGGAAGCCCGTTTCGACGTGAGTGTGTAAGTCACTGGCTTTTACTTATCTTTGGTTCACGGTGTTATGAAGCAGGCCCCTAATTATCACCGAGACCCGACTCGGGCAGGAAAAGTAAGAAACACTAACCACATAGCGTATATGTCGAACGCCCGCGGGAGCAGAGCCCCCAGGAAGCCGAGTCCCCAGGAAGCCGCAGGAAGCGTGCGCTTCCAGGAGGGTGTGCGCCGCGCGGGGGTCTGCACGCGCGCGGAGCTAGTTAACGGAGGGCGTGCCGGAGGCGTGGCGCGAGGTGTCCGGGCGAGGCGCTCGGCGAGGCGGGCGGCAGTGGGCGGGCGGCGGGGAAGCGCGGCCGGGGGAAAGCAGCGCGGCGCCGCGAGCGGCTCTCGGCTCCCGCTTTCCCGGCCGCCGAGCCCGAGCCGCCGTGGGCGGGGCCTGCGGTGATTGGCGGGCGGGCGGGGAGGTCGGAAGTACTTTGTTTTTTATGCTAATGAGGGAGTGGGGCTTGTCCGTATTTACGTTGAGGCGGGAGCCGCCGCCCTTCATTCACCCACATGGTCCTTCGAGGTGCTGCCGCCGCTGCCCGACCTGCGCCTTCGCGCCACTTCGCGCCCTCGGGCGAGGCCGAGGGGGTGGGGACGACCCCCGCCGCGCCGCCGCGGCTTGCGCCCCCTCGCGAAGCCCCCTCCGCGGGGCGGGCCGGCCGGCTGGCCGCACCCCCGGCCTGGGGCCTCCGGTCGTAGTAAAGCGGAGGCGGGTGGGGAGGCGGGAGCGAGAGCCCGCGGCGGGCGAGGCGAAGATGGTGGCGGCTACTCCTCCTGGTGAGTCTGCCCGCCCCTCCGCCGAGTGAGTGAAACCTGTTGTGTGCGGCCCGGGtccggcgggcggcgggcggcgggcgggcgggcccCGGGGCAGCGTGGCGGCCGCGGCGTGGCCGGGGACCGGGGCGGGTCTCGGGCCGTTGGCCGCCCCGGCGTGTGGCAGCAGCCACTGGCTGCTGCCTCGCTCGCACGCGGGCTGgcggaggggcagggcagggccgcGGACGGGAGGGCGGGAGGGGGCGGCGTGCGCGCGGCGGCCGCGCCCGGGACCCGCGCGGACCCTGCCTGGGCCGGCCGGCGGGGCAGGCGGACGGGCGCGCGGCGCACACAATGGCCCCTCGGGGAAGGGACGCGCGAGGCCTGCACCCCCTCGCTTCCAGGGCTCCGGGCGCACGCGGGCCGCGGGGTCCCCGGGCAAGGAAAGTTTCTCTCGGGGGCGAGAGTTAAAGCGCCGCCAGAACaaagcggcggcggcagcggcacATGGGGCAGGCCGCGGACCGGGAGGGGGCGCGCCCACGAGGTACCTGCGCGCCGGCGGGCGGCGTGGCCCGGCCGGGAGCCCGCGGGCCCCCAAACTTTGTGCGCGCGAGGGTGGGCGGAGGGCGCGGGTGCTCGGGGCGGCGCGGCCTGGACGCCACCCCCACTCCGTGTGGGCTTTGTTAACCCGCGTGGGCAGCCCCCGGGCGGGGCTCTCAACTTCCCGGGTCGTGGCCGGCGGAGCAGGCCCGGGCCGGCCTTGGTGGCGGCGTGGAACCCTCTTCGGTCGCCCGCTGGCGGGGGAACGCGGCGCGGGAGGCCAGCCCGGCTCGGCGGGAGCGGCGGCCGCGCCGCCATGTTCCTGCGGGGCGGGCTGCGCGGGGGTGAGGGCGGGGGACATGGCGGCGACTGCGCGCCGCCGCCGATTGTTCCTGGCTTAGGCCTCGGGCCGCGTGCGACGGGCACCGCAGTCGCGGAGCCCCCGCCCCTCTGGGCCGGGCTCgggggggagggctgggggacaCAAAGGAGGGGCGGCGCGCCCGCGTCCCCGCCGCGCTCGGGCCTCGGCGCCGCCGGTCGCCGCGCGGCTGCCGCCGGGAAACGGGTGGGGGGGTTGCCGTGTCCGGCAGGCCCCGACTCTGACCCGCCGCCCCCTGGCGGCCGCGCGGGGAATCGCAGGGCCCCGCTCCCCCTTGTGCGACATGTGCTGCCGGCCCGGGCTCCATGAGCGTGGCGGGCAGTTTGCAGTCCCGGGTGCTCCTGCCTCCTTTTTTATTCCTAAGCTGGACTAAAGGGGACGGGAACTGGGGTAAAGCAGGCTTATTTTTGCAATATCACCGAGAGGAAAAATTAGTGTAGTGCTATCTACACCACATCAGTTGGGGAAACAACTCTTTATCCCGGCTTGCAGCCACGAGGTCTtgattgggggaggggtggtgaagAATAGTCTCTTCACTGCCTTTCCCTCTCACTGGAGCCGTGCAGTAGTTAACGATTGCTGTTGATCATCCTCTGGTGTTTCGATAAAACGTGAATCTAACGCATGTGAGTTTTCAACTTTTACACCTTTTCACCCATATATCGTTGGTCTTTTAAACCCTGGCAGTATTGCCTGACTACCTTGTCCTTAGTTTTACAAATGGATGTGGTTGATAAAAGGGGGAGTGGGACAGAACAAGTTTAAAATATGGATTTGGAGGGTGGTAGTAATTTTGAGcaaatgtttgtctttttttccctacctccccccctccccacccacccaccctttCCAGTCATACACGTGGACCTAACTGCACCAAAAGCTTTTCTAAGGATATTTGCTGAGAAGGAAGTTTTCCCGAGTGGGTAAGTGTATATTTGAATTTTacttgttaactttttaaaaaccgaTTTTTCTTGACTTTACtctttcatttaaagaaataatatgggATTGGGTTTTCAAATAGTGAAGTAGGTATTTTGTTCtctgttcattgttttctgttttgtttttcgaAAACTTAGTTTGGGTTATAGCTAATGTGTAAGTTAGTAAAAAATATAACGCAAATACCATTGTAAGTCTTTGCAAACTGATACAAAAAATTTAGAACTGCTTTAAATTGAATGACAAAATAGATGTACACTGGAGTAAGTTTTCAAGCTTAAAATAAGTTATCTGAGACATTTAACTTCTAAAACTAGCTGATATACTTGAAATGTAGTCTGAACGGTAATTTTATTAATCAGTTTACCAAGTAATTGCTAATTGGAagccagaagaaaagaaaaatgttttgccACGTGGATGTGAAGATTTCCTCTGAAAGGTATATGACTCAAATTACCTTGGTGATACGCAGTATGATTTTGGTTTTTCTTAAGTATGCCTTTGGGAAtggcaaaggaaaagaagagctACCACGTTCTTATAAATATGGTGATTAATTATAAGTGTCTTAATAAACCTTTTCTAGTTTTGAGGtctaaatttgcttttaaatgcAGCTGGAAGGTTTGAGATGATTTAACTCATTTTCTCTTCCCTATTAGGGTTTATGCTCAATGTTTTGTGCTTTACATAAATGTTAGAGTTTGAGGTGttatttcatctgtttatttatttcgAATTTAGCAGGAATAAAGAACATCACCTTGTAAACTGAAGATTGAGACGAGTCAGAATAATGTCAAAGTGCTTACAGTGCAGGTAGTGATTTGTGCATCTACTGCAGTGAAGGCACTTGTAGCATTATGGTGACAGCTGCCTCGGGGGCCACGGTGGGCTGGGGCGCAGGGCCTGCTGGTGTCGAGCGCTTTTTGTTCTAAGGTGCATCTAGTGCAGATAGTGAAGTAGATTAGCATCTACTGCCCTAAGTGCTCCTTCTGGCATAAGAAGTTATGCTTCCGTCCAGTGAGCCAGCCAAGCAAGCATAGAGGTGTGCTAATACTGTGTGTGTGCAGTCCTCTGTTAGTTTTGCATAGTTGCACTACAAGAAGAATGTAGTTGTGCAAATCTATGCAAAACTGATGGTGGCCTGCTATTTCCTTCAAGTGATGCTTAACTAATTTTGTGTACTTTTATTGTGTCGATGTAGAATCTGCCTGGTGTGTGACGTGACAGCTTCTGTAGCACTAAAGTGCTTATAGTGCAGGTAGTGTTTAGTTATCTACTGCATTATGAGCACTTAAAGTACTGCTAGCTGTAGAACTCCAGCTTCGGCCTGTCGCCCAGTCAAACTGTCCAGTTTACTGAACACTGTTCTATGGTTAGTTTTGCAGGTTTGCATCCAGCTGTGTGATATTCTGCTGTGCAAATCCATGCAAAACTGACTGTGGTAGTGAAAAGTCTGTAGAAAAGTAAGGGAAAATCAAACCCCTTTCTACACAGGTTGGGATCAGTTGCAATGCTGTGTTTCTGTATGGTATTGCACTTGTCCCGGCCTGTTGAGTTTGGTGGGGATTGTGACCAGaagattttgaaaattaaatattgcTGAAGATTCAACTTCCACTTTTAACCGTTCCAGAAATAAAGTATCGAAAAAGAAGATGTGTAATCATTCTGTGTAAAAGTTCACATACATATCtgtgtgtaaaatatatattaaccACATACAGCTTTTCCTTGAAGTTGTTTTGTCATATTTTTGTACTAAAACATTCTTCTAAGATTGCATGTTGTATATGATATTTTTTTGGTCAAATTTGATTTACTTAGTTAACAAATTAACAATTTGTAAGGGAAATTTATTTTGAtaatctgtaaagtgaggatatATGCCTTTTGCTTACTTTGGACCTGGAATTCAGGACATTTTACTTAACCTCTAAAAGGCAATAACTTTTGTTGCTtaacattcaaatatttaaatttggTGAAAATGCCATTCTGTTTAAAGCATTGTGTAAAGAAAGTTGTTCTGTTATTGTTTAAGCATGAAATTTAAATTTGGGAGGGGTGGGTTGTCTTGTTGCTAGTAAACAAATACTATTTTGTCAGTACTGGTGTTCTCCATGTATAACTGTTAACTGGTTATTTGCAAGTTTTTTTAGTAATTGTTAATGATGTATAAACTGTCAGTGATCCTTAGATTGTTCTTCGCTTTCTGGAACATAAAACAGTagttgaaaagaaaacaagatatgCTAATGCTGAATGGAGTTGACAAGTATGTGTGTCTGTAGGTCTTAATGCCAAGAGTGTGAGTGGGAATCTGAAATTAGTTTTTGTTTAAAGTCTGTAGTTAACGTTTCTGTTCCCTACTACCTTCATAAAGCAGACTTTGGCAACAAGTGGAACCTAAGTAGAGGCAGGCAGAGCAACATCTCTGCCTCTTCTCCTGTGTGTTTTGTCTCTAATTTGGGTTTCATATGTGGTAGAAAAATGTGGGTTAACTTAAGAATGATTATGTTTTAAATGATCAGTTGTTAAAATTGGACCCAAGTTAAATTTTGTAAGAAGGATGCTGTCTTAGTAATATGGAATAAATTAACATGTAACCTCAATGTGTCACCCAATACATTTTGAGAACatccttttaaaatgcattgtGTGAAGTTGAACAAAAGTTTAACCCCTTGTGTGTCCCTTCTTTAAGAAATATAAAGAGCTTAATTAAGGATCCCTGAATAGAAAAGGTAAGaatttcacagttctggagttcATTAAAAGGTAAATAATTTCCAGAATGAGAGAAAACTACTAAGAATGATGTAGTGCTTACAAAATGGAAATCTAACTGTCCATTAGTTTGAGTTCTTAAACCTTTTGAATTGGAAGGAAACCTAAAAATTGTTTTTGTGTTTAATGACAAACTGCTTTAAACTGTGCTTTAAAAGTCCCATAATGTTAGCATGGCTTACAGTACTCTACAAAATGGTGTGCTATAGGTTAAAAGGGGAAAGAGGATGTTTACATGTACCAgatcatataattttatttttaaagctttgggGAAAATACTCTAGGGTTATTGTTCAAAGTGAAACAATGATAAGCCTGTCAGATGATTCTTAAATGTGCTAAACCATAAGTCAAGTAACTAAACAAAAGAATTGTTACGTTAAAAGATAAGTCTTCCTAGATGCTGAATTTGTGTAGTACTTACATTCAGAACTTAGTTGAACTGTTAATCAGGGAGAACGTTTTATGTGGGCATTGGCAGTGGGGCTGTGGTTGTTTAGGGTTTAGTAAGTAGGAATTGCATCTGATTCTGGGTGAAATACCTGGCAAATTTTGTATGCTTGTGTCTAAAGATTTCTGAGGTGTGTACAACATACTCTTCAAATAACACTAAagaaaagacatacaaataaCAAAGGTTAACATTCAGCCATTTTGAGATATCAGTTAGGGCACAAGTTGATTATAGCTAATGATTGCCTCATATATAATTGACCTGGGGAAAACTGCTCTGGCCATCTTTTCTCAGTGTTGAGAAAACCTTGAAATTCCTTAAAGTTTCAAATTTGATAGCCTTAAGActgttttcagaaaaaataaatctaataatACTCTTTTGCATGTTATTCATATCTGATTCTCCAGTTTGCgtgtttaaaaaggaaagtaacaGTTTTACAAGTTATTCTTTGTCAAAGCTGCTTGCAAAGTAGTGGTGATTTTACTAAAAACTTCTGAGATCTTCATTTTACAGGCAAACCTATCTAAGCAGACCAAACCAGACTTGAGGGTTTTCCCTGTATTTTGAAGAGCCCTACAGAATGATTCGTGATAAAAAGCAACCTACAACTACTGGAGGAAAATTTGGTGTCACATTAAAGTTTGCTGTGTATTTAATGAAGTACTGTTCTGAATTGATAACCTTGGGGTGGTTTGTCTAGCATCAGAATTAGGAGCCTCTGAGCTGAGCAGTAAAGGTAAGGAGGGCTCAGTGTACAAGGTCAGTTTTTGTTGTCCAACTGGAAGTCCTACCATGCCTACTTGAAGACAGCACATTCCTCTTTGCCTTGGAGGTTGTTGAGCTTTCATTGTACTTAAAGACTGAAtacagttttctgttttgttaaggTAAATTCAGGATGTAATAGTCTTACTGAGTTTTAAAGGGTAACAAAGTTGGGCATACCCTGTAAATTTTCAGGCCATAGAAAAATCAGTGAAGGCTTAGTTTTCTAATTTAGCGTATATAGCATTCAGAGATGCTGATGTATTTGCAACTAAGTCGTGCTGTTGGAATTGTTTTGGTGCTttcaatgtaaataaatatatgcattttaaaactaCTTGTTAAATTTCCCAGAatgataattttgaaataaaaattttaaggttATGCTTGGTTGTAATTTCTCTGGCGTTTTTTGTTACTATAAAACATCCAAACACCTTTCCTTATTAATTGAGGTAACTGGGGGAGAGGGAACAGGTGTACCTTAACTTTGGTATCAGTGGCATCTGTGTTTGTATCCTGATTTTACAGATAAGAGAATGTGATGAGCAAAGTTTATTTGCAAGGATATGAAGCTGGTAAATAGGCTCTGAATTTAAACCCATGTTGATAAACTATGAAAAAGACAGTAAAGTTGCAATTCCAGTCACATGTGGTTTTGAATACTTACTAAAAAATATGTAATTGCTAGCAGATTTCCTCCTTAACAAGGTTAAGTAACATGGTATGGAGGTAAAGAACAAAAACCCAAAGTTGGCAGTTTAATGACATCAAATTACATGGTCAGTGTAGTATCACCATTCTTAATAACTGTGATTAACATATACTCATTTTATGTTTACTTGTAAGAAGTGTATGTACTGTGAGGATTGTTTAAAATAATGCTGACTTTAACTTGTGTAGACTAAGACGTTAAAAGCTCCTCTGAAATTTCATTGATTAAACTTAAGAGGAATCCTAATTCAGATGTAAGTAGTTGTGTAGGATTACTACTGTTCAGCAGAGTTGGGGGAGCTGGGACTTCAGAACCTTGCGAGGATAGATGAAAATGATCTGCTTGTTCAAGTATGTGAAGCCCTTAAGCCACTAGGTGACCTTAGGCTAGGCTGAGGCCACCTCAAGATCACTGCTGGAATTACAGTCCAGATGCATCAGAATCTGGGGAGAGTTAAGTAGAGTTGGTTGCTAGGAGGACAAACGAGAAGTCTGTTGATCTTATGTTTAAGAATTAACCATTTCCCTGAATTGTCTGAAATGATGAGCCAGAGGAATGCAGAACATCAAAGCAGCACCTCTGTATGAAGGTAAGGGGCTACTTTTAAGACTAGAAGATCatcattttatgttttgtgtacCTAGTTTTATAGCTGACTGCTTGGCATGACGCCTTTCAGCTAGCACCAGCCTTAAATCTGCTTCTGAATCCATAAGCTTTTCGTCTCCCAACTTGAAGTAATAGTGTCTCTTCAGTGATACTTGTGTTTTGGTAATAGCATGCACCACGTGTATAATAGCAGCTTTTGTGCTGGACTGGATTTCCTTGAGGTTTGACTCTTCACCCTGTTCTCCAGGGTCATTGTAAAGGCAAGTGATTTTCTAGCCCTCTTCCTCAAGAAAATTTGTCAGACTTGTACCTTCTCATACTTTTGATTTCTAGAATTCTAGTTTCTGCTATGTTCTGAACATTTCTGATAACCTGATTTCTGCTCTTGACTGTGTACTGTTAGTCATAATGTTGCTTGAGCCTCCAGCTCACCCACTGTCTTTATACACTGACCTTTTATTCTGCGTCTCCTCATCACCACCATTTACTCTCCAGGCTTTTTCTCCACGGACTTTGCACTTGGTTTTCCCTGAGATTGGAAAAAATTTTCTCCGATAGCTGATTTAATCCTCTTTGCTTCTAGTCTTTGCACAAATGTCAAACCTTCTCTCCTGTTTGTACCCTCTCCCTGGGTGGTTTTTTCTGGGTAGACTACTAATGGTGTCATTAGggatcttgttagaaatgcaggatcTAAGGccttttccaggccagaattgGGGTCTTCATGTAAAATACCCTTCTTCACTCCCTTCTAGGATACTCTATGAGGTCAGGGGTTTGAAGATGTTCAGTGATGCATATTCAACAAGTAAAATGGTATCCAGCATGTAGAGGGTACCTGGTAGTTTGTGCATAAGTGAGTGCAAGTTCTCAGGGGTGAATGTGGCTGTCAGAGTCCATGGAAGTTCATGCCAAACATGAAAAGACCAGTCTAGTTCATTTGGAACTTGAGAAGTTTAATTGTAAAATGTGTTACTGGTCTTCGCAGGTGCTTGGTTGGATTAGTGTTGGGACAATTGGTGAGTGAAGATTTATGGTACCTAGTAATCCcctggggaaaaaaggaaaccctAAACAAAGGGTAAAGCAAGTAAAGACCTTGCCTTCTGTGTTCCAGTTGTGTGGCCCTGTGATGGAGAATGTAGACGTTGAGCTTCATTCTTGAATCACAAAAACAAGCAGCTGATCTTTAGACATCCAGGTTGAAGGAGAGCCCTTGCCAAACCACCGAGGAAGAAGAGGGGTCAGTGTGCGGGATGTGGCCGTTGCTACCTGGATGAAGTTGGCCTAATCACAGTTGTGGCTTGTCCTCTAGAGTGTTTTGGTTATCAAACCACTTGGCGTTCTTCGGTGTTGGCGTACTATATGGTCCTCTCACTTTTGACTTTACTCCTAGCAGGTTTCAGGGATAATACTACATCAGTGTGGGgtcagtcagttgctcagtcgtgtccaactctttgcgaccccatggatggcagcatgccaggctcccctgtccttcgccaactcccagagcttgctcagacttgtccatcgagtcagtaatgccatccaactgtctcattctctgtcgttcctgtctcttcctgccttcaatctttcctagcatcaggggcatttccaaggagtcagttcttcacgtcaggtggccaatggagtttcagcatcagtgcttccagtgaatattcagaactgatttcttttaggatggactggttggatctccttgcagtccaagggactccagagtcttctccaacaccacagttcaaaagcatcagttcttcagtgcttagctttctttatagtccaactctcatatccgtacatgactactggaaaaaccatacccttgactagatggatctttgttggcaaaataatgtcttgctttttaatatgctgtctaggttggtcatgacttttcttccaaggagcaagtgtcttttgatgtGTGGAGTGCCTTGATTAAATTTTGAGTAGTCTCCAGCACCTTGAGACAAAGCAGTATGAGTACTCTGATACAAGGAAGGGGAATTGAAAACTAGGTATCAGATTAATT encodes:
- the LOC132657304 gene encoding uncharacterized protein LOC132657304: MLMREWGLSVFTLRREPPPFIHPHGPSRCCRRCPTCAFAPLRALGRGRGGGDDPRRAAAACAPSRSPLRGAGRPAGRTPGLGPPVVVKRRRVGRREREPAAGEAKMVAATPPVIHVDLTAPKAFLRIFAEKEVFPSGRNKEHHLVN